The following is a genomic window from Nitrospira sp..
CATTACCCACTACAACGTCCTGCGCACAATCGAAGACCTCTACGGACTCTCTCACTTCGGCGCCAGCGCCGATGCCGCACCGATCTCCCAGATCTGGAAAATTCCGGCGAATCCGTAATACTGTTGCCGTCGCACGTCTGAAATTTATCCTTGTCGAGCATGTGTCTCTGCTCGCCTCATCCTGTACCCATACCTTGTCTCGAAGCAGTTTGGTGAGTCCTAGCTGCTGATGTCAGCGTCGAATTTGGCTCGGGGGTGAGTGTAGATGCTCAAGGAGACGAGGCTAGTCGTGTATGTCGCTATCGTGGAGGGTAAGTGTGTAAGGAATGAAGGAGGACGCGGTAGAGGAAGCAAGCAGGCCAATACTGGTTTCCAGTATTGGGGATTAGGCCGTTTTCTTCATTCTCTTGTTCGCGTGCAACACCGTGAAGCCAATGACCTCTTCGCCCTCATAGCGGACAATAATGTCGTCATCGGTCATCTCGCTGTCTGTGGCGTGGCTCGGCTTCTTGAAGTTTATGTATAGCGTATCGGCTTCAGCGTCATATGTGAGCCACACAGCGTGTTGTGGCGACCGGTTCACCGCAGGGATTAGCTTCAGGTATTCTTGAATGTCTGCTATGGCCATACCTGTCTCCTCTTTGAAAGCGACCGTGTTCGTCGCGTCACGAAAGCGGTGATGATAAAACCGTCATTCGTCCCTTCCCGATAGACAACCACGAGATGTTTGCCTTGTTCCAGTTCACGGACTGCGATCAGTTCCTCATCTCTTCCGGCCAAAACACGGTCGGGGCGCAGTACTGTCTCCACTACCGCTGCGCGCAATTCGATCAACTCACCGTGCGCTTCGGTGATATGTGCCCAACGCTCAGCAGTGAGCCGAACGGAACAACCGTTTTTTGAAATCGCGAGATCGATCATTGCCGTCTGTGCAGCGACCTCAATGAGCCAGATCTTGCCGCAGCATTTTACACAGGTTGGTGGAGTGAAGGAATAGTGGGCCTAGGAGACAGGTAAAGCTCCATCATTGAGGGATCGGAATGCAGTCCCATCCGGTTAGGTAGTGACGTGGTTCAAGTCAAAGGGCGTTGGCGATCAGACGCGAATCAAAGTGAGTCAATACTCATGCTAGTCCTCAATAGTGACCCTAGAAGCCTCCGGTGGAAAGTCGATTGCAGCATGAGTAAGCAGGCATCTACCTTGACAGGCTGCGTAGTCGCAATGTAATTACACATCGTAAGGCCATTCATTGAGAGGTGTGTGATGAAAACACGTGTCGTTCGAATCGGGAATTCAAAAGGGATCAGGATTCCGAAATCCATCATTGAGCAGTGTCATCTTCACGGAGCCGTCGATCTGGAAATCCAGCAAGGACAGTTGGTCATTCGTTCGGCGGCGAAGCCGCGGGCTGGGTGGGGGCAGGCATTCGAGGAGATGCATCGGCTGGGCGACGACCAACTGGTCGACCAAGAATCCTCCTCGGCTTCCAGGTGGGATCGGAAAGAGTGGACGTGGTAGTCTCCCGCTTCGAGGTGTTCCTTGTGCGGCTCGATCCCACCGAAGGCCGTGAAATCCGCAAGACCCGTCCCTGCCTCGTGATCTCGCCGGACGAAATGAATCAACACATCGATACCGTCATCGTCGCTCCCATGACGACGAAGGGACGTCCGTATCCCACCCGTGTGCCGGTTCGATTCAAGGGCAAGTCTGGCCAGATTGTGTTGGATCAAATCAGGACTGTCGATAAGAGCCGGCTAGTCAAACGCGTAGGCAAAATCGGCGAGCCAAACAGAGGGCTGGTGCTCGCATTGCTCGCTGAATTGTTCGCTCCCTAGCGGTCGTCCGTCGCGTCAGAACCTACATGGAAGCGCACAAGTTCTGAAGGGAGATCGTCGTTCGGTTTAGCTGGCGCCAGCGGATAGTACGCCATCACACTGAATGTGGCGAATATGAAATCAGTTAATACTCATGCTGGCCCCCAATAGCTCCTATTTCTTATGTGGCCCCCTGCGCTGGCCTAGTCGCTGCGATCCAATGTTCGAGACGGCCATGCCTGGCCATTGCTCTAAGGAGCACAGCTCTCCAATGGCTCTTCCCATGAGCGTTCTCTCGATCTGTAGCCTCTTTCTCTAGAAAAGTTCGGACATCTTTCCCATGAGTTTCGAGATAGCTGCGAGAACTTGACAGAATCTCAGCTATTTCGTCATTGCCTAAATTGTTGTAGCGATCTAAAAGACAAAGGCAATCAAAGTGCGATTCGATTAGTTTCCAGTAAATGTTATCGATGCCATCTGGACGAACCAAATTGAATGTAGCTCCTACGACACTATATCCCGGTGACTCGTGTAGTGTGGTAGCAAGGAATGTGTCTTCAGGAGGTAAATCCGTATATGCATGAAGGTATTGCCGGGTTCCCGTGGCATTTAACCAGCTGTCGGATTTAGTTGAATTGCACCGCGCGCAACAGGGAACTAGATTGAGAGGGTGCACAGCAAACTCGGGAAAGCGAGTGGCAGGCATGTAGTGGTCAAATGTACTGTGAACGGTCGTGCCGCACATTGGGCAGTACCTCAGTAACCTAGGCGGTTGCGTGGACTTGATCGCGGTTTTTAGATCCTGAAGGACCTTTGTTGGGCTTTCATAACATGCGCGTAGGGCGTCGCTAATTCCTGCACATGCAGGGTCGGAGGCAAGTGATTCTAGAGTATGCGAAGCTGCTGCTAACTCAAGTGCTTCGTACTGAGTGATAATCTGGTTGTGTGTTTTTAGTAACTTGTTCCGCACTTCATGGTGTTTTCGATCTCTGATCTGAATAAATCGATCGACATAAACGGGATTTGGAGGAAGGGGTGTCAACTTTCTCAACTATTTTTCCTGCCGTATTGTGCGAGCAAGTAAGCCTGTGCACTCAGGCTTAGTCCGCTACTGAATTTTATTAAAACTTCCTCGGCCGACATGTGTCTGGAAAGTTCCTTCAAGGTCTTTCGGTAGAGACTCTCAACCTCAACTGTTTCGAAAACGTGACGTGTAAGTTCAGCGACACTTTCACCAAAGCTTTCAAGGGCTAGGGGTTCTGCCGAAGTAATATTTTCCGCTCGGCGAAAGACGATAACTCGTTTGGAAGGGATTTCCTGAATTACCACAGGGGAGTGAGTTGCAACGACTGCATAGGAATCGTTGTTTTTCAAAATGTCGGTGAGTACCAAGAACAGACTTGCAACAGCGTTTGGATGCAAGTGCGTTTCGGGTTCGTCGAAAAGCACCAATGTATTTGGCTGAATCCAGGCTAAGAGTGCTGTGACAAAGTGGCAGAGAATGGATTGGCCAGAACTTAGAAAAGACAGTGCTTGGTCTTCTTGGTCTGGCACTGAAATTTTATTTTCCGGACTAGTTGCCAGGCTTGCACTTATGTCTCCGAGTATTGTTTGCATATGCCTAGTCCAGTCAGGGCCGCGTTTAAGATTTCGGATGCGCGTTTGATTACGATGATATGCATCAATTAATGTGGATTGTGAAATCGCTCCTCTGTCGTTTCGTATCCCGCAGTAGACATAGCTGTACGAACTGTCAGAAGGTGGGCGTTTAAATTTATCAAAGGCGCTGTAGGAGATGGCTATAATGCGATTGAATAGTGGACGCCCATCTGGAAACCGGCGTTCTCGTTCAGCAATTCCTTCTGCGGAGGTGCGTGAGATCTGGGCGAGGTCTTCACTGAGACTCGATAAAAATCTAGTTTTTCCGACGGCATTTCGCCCTATGATGCCAACGACCCTGCCTGGGATATCATCATTTCCGTCAAGCTCGAATTTAACTTCTATAGGCTGACCAGCGCCGTCAACTCTACCTAAATACCGAAATGAGAGGTGTTCGTTAAAAGACTCTCCTAGCGCCCAAACTCGACCAAATTTTCTTGCCCGGTGTGCGCTGTTGTTTCGCATAAGAGCATTACGGAAGGCGGGCGTAGTTTCAAATGGCTCGGCAAGGGCTGGCTGCCATGCGATATCCTGTAATGCAATAAGCACACCGTCTACATTTTCGGCGAATAGTTTCTGCAGGTTCTTGTAGTAATCGTCTTCTTGCCCAAGGGATACAAATTGATTGTCTAGTTCAGAAAATGTGGTGGGTAATTGCGTAGTAAGTACAACTGTAGCGTGATCAGGATTTGATCTTTCACGCTGAAGTATTTTGACTTGCCCAATCACATGTTTTTTTCCGCTTTCATCGACGAATGTTAGGGCAAAGTTAACCTTGTGACCAAAATCATCCCAGTTGTCAGTCTCAAGGACAAAGACTGAGCGAGGGTTCTCTTTAAGGGCTTGGTTGTGCGGTGTGACGCGAAATGTATGAGGCAACGGCTATCAAGCTCCAGTTAACAAGTATCCAATATGGAAAAGCAGAACCGAGAGCATTCTACTTTTTTATTGCTGTCTGGTCCATGGTCGCAACGGTGCGCTACGCTTCTGCTTTCTCGTCCTATACATGCCTTCTGAGCTAGTTTAACTCAATGGTTTCAAGCTGCTCCAGAGCGGGGTATAGATGTTGTTTCGGGAAGCCGAGATTGCGGAGCGTTCGTCGGGGTAGAAATCGATGATGGCGATGCGCGCATCTGGTTTGAGGCGGGTTTTCTTGAGATAGCCTCAGGCCGATATCAACGGGTCTTTGACGCGCCGGACTTTGATCTTTCCCGCCTGTTTCTCTGCCTGTGCTAGATCGTAGGCGGCCTGCATCCGTAACCAGGTTTCGGCTCCACCCCCGAACGCTTTTTCCAGGCGGATCGCCATCTCTGCTGAAATTCCTGCTTTGCCACTGACCAGATTATTCATGGCCTGCCGTGTCACGCCTAGCGCCGTTGCCCCTTCCGCCACGGAGAGCCCCAGCGGTTCGAGACAGTCCAGGCGTACTGACAGTCCTGGATGGGGAGGGTTCTTCATTCGCATCGTGGACTCCTTAGTGATAGTCAATCAGATCGATATCGTACACGCTGCCATTCTCGAACCGGAAAATGATCCGCCAATTGCCGGACACGGTCACGGACCAGAAACCTGCTAACTCGCCCTTCAAGGGATGGAGCCTGTAGCCAGGCAATCCCATGTCTTGTACCGTCATCGCTTCGTTCAGTCTGGCTAGGATGCGAGCGATCTTGTCGACTTGTGATGCCGGCAGCTTTCGACGATCATCGTCCTCGAAGAGCTTTGCGAGGCCCTTGTGCCTGAATGTTTCAATCACGCTCTCATCCTGCTCGCATATTCCATAGCTGTCAAGTATGACTTTACGGAATGGGCTGGGCCGGCTGATGCAAGCGAAGTTGCAGCGGACGGCGTACGCGACTCTTCCGGTCTGTTGCCGCGGCAAAGCACTGGCTCCATACTTGTGCCCAAGGTCATTGAGGAAGTGGATCGAGGGAACGAGGGCGTCCAGTTTGATGTTCGCGAAATAACGGGCGCGTTCTCAAGCGAGAGATCTTTTTCTGCCGAAGCTGCCGCAATTGCGACAGCTTCGGCACGGATGTTTTCCTTCTTCAATGGGGGAAGTTCTGGCGCAGTTCTTGGGGGTTATCTCTCTCGGCCAAGCTCGCCAGAATGGCGCGGACTGTGACATGTGTGCTTCTCACTGTGCTGTTGGTAGTCCACGGCAAACAAGAAGTGTCAGACAATGTTCTCCAGCGCGTCGCATACGATCATGGCTGAATCCGGTCGTGCTAATGCGACGAGTGTCAAGCCTGCCGCGGTTGCGCGGTCGATGGCCAGGCTTGTTGGCGCGGAGACTGTCACCAGCATCGGGCATCCGGCCTGTACGGTTTTCTCAACTAATTCATAGCTGCAACGGGCGGAGAGCAGAAAGAAGCCGGCTGCTG
Proteins encoded in this region:
- a CDS encoding hypothetical protein (Evidence 4 : Unknown function but conserved in other organisms; MaGe:77310298) is translated as MAIADIQEYLKLIPAVNRSPQHAVWLTYDAEADTLYINFKKPSHATDSEMTDDDIIVRYEGEEVIGFTVLHANKRMKKTA
- a CDS encoding hypothetical protein (Evidence 4 : Unknown function but conserved in other organisms; MaGe:77310299) — encoded protein: MIDLAISKNGCSVRLTAERWAHITEAHGELIELRAAVVETVLRPDRVLAGRDEELIAVRELEQGKHLVVVYREGTNDGFIITAFVTRRTRSLSKRRQVWP
- a CDS encoding AbrB/MazE/SpoVT family DNA-binding domain-containing protein (MaGe:77310300), which produces MKTRVVRIGNSKGIRIPKSIIEQCHLHGAVDLEIQQGQLVIRSAAKPRAGWGQAFEEMHRLGDDQLVDQESSSASRWDRKEWTW
- a CDS encoding mRNA interferase (MaGe:77310301) encodes the protein MDVVVSRFEVFLVRLDPTEGREIRKTRPCLVISPDEMNQHIDTVIVAPMTTKGRPYPTRVPVRFKGKSGQIVLDQIRTVDKSRLVKRVGKIGEPNRGLVLALLAELFAP
- a CDS encoding hypothetical protein (Evidence 4 : Unknown function but conserved in other organisms; MaGe:77310302): MRKLTPLPPNPVYVDRFIQIRDRKHHEVRNKLLKTHNQIITQYEALELAAASHTLESLASDPACAGISDALRACYESPTKVLQDLKTAIKSTQPPRLLRYCPMCGTTVHSTFDHYMPATRFPEFAVHPLNLVPCCARCNSTKSDSWLNATGTRQYLHAYTDLPPEDTFLATTLHESPGYSVVGATFNLVRPDGIDNIYWKLIESHFDCLCLLDRYNNLGNDEIAEILSSSRSYLETHGKDVRTFLEKEATDRENAHGKSHWRAVLLRAMARHGRLEHWIAATRPAQGAT
- a CDS encoding AAA family ATPase (MaGe:77310303); amino-acid sequence: MPHTFRVTPHNQALKENPRSVFVLETDNWDDFGHKVNFALTFVDESGKKHVIGQVKILQRERSNPDHATVVLTTQLPTTFSELDNQFVSLGQEDDYYKNLQKLFAENVDGVLIALQDIAWQPALAEPFETTPAFRNALMRNNSAHRARKFGRVWALGESFNEHLSFRYLGRVDGAGQPIEVKFELDGNDDIPGRVVGIIGRNAVGKTRFLSSLSEDLAQISRTSAEGIAERERRFPDGRPLFNRIIAISYSAFDKFKRPPSDSSYSYVYCGIRNDRGAISQSTLIDAYHRNQTRIRNLKRGPDWTRHMQTILGDISASLATSPENKISVPDQEDQALSFLSSGQSILCHFVTALLAWIQPNTLVLFDEPETHLHPNAVASLFLVLTDILKNNDSYAVVATHSPVVIQEIPSKRVIVFRRAENITSAEPLALESFGESVAELTRHVFETVEVESLYRKTLKELSRHMSAEEVLIKFSSGLSLSAQAYLLAQYGRKNS
- a CDS encoding HigA protein (antitoxin to HigB) (MaGe:77310305), whose product is MRMKNPPHPGLSVRLDCLEPLGLSVAEGATALGVTRQAMNNLVSGKAGISAEMAIRLEKAFGGGAETWLRMQAAYDLAQAEKQAGKIKVRRVKDPLISA
- a CDS encoding Endoribonuclease HigB (MaGe:77310306); this encodes MIETFRHKGLAKLFEDDDRRKLPASQVDKIARILARLNEAMTVQDMGLPGYRLHPLKGELAGFWSVTVSGNWRIIFRFENGSVYDIDLIDYH